CTATTGTGCACATAACAATCTATCTACacataaattccaaaaatccaTGGCTCAGCTATgctaaaatataagaaattttgaGCCATGGGATGGGAGATTGTAGGGGACTAACTGAAGTGTATTTGTTACTGTgaatttgtaaataaaagtcCTTAACATCAATCTAGGTTTTCAAAGAAGCAGGAAAGGATGAGCGGGAAGGGACGATTGTcgaaattttgggttttgtaaaacttttaaGAATAAGTTGAGAGcaattttggaaatatattcTTAACTAAAGAGTTAGTTAGTACATAAAACTTTTAACATCAATTTAATAGAGTTTAGTTAAATGAATGTCAAAGGggggaaaatgtttttttattttaagtttgggGGTGAGTGTCATTTTTCCAAACTTCAAGGAAGGGGAGTGTTATTTACCCTAAAACTTATATACAAGAAATTGATCTTGGGACTTGCAATTAGTTGTAAATTTAAGTCAAATTAATGTCTTAGcttaaagataaaaaagaaaaaaagaaaagtaatcactctttcttttgataaaaaataaaaaataatcacattgattaaaagatagaaaatataaaataaaatagcaatGGATTTGAACCAAACatcaacattttatttaatatatataaaaaaagattaaaaaaacattcttaaaaaaaaaaaaaaaacttttaaaatgatatatttgttaATCAATCATGCATTCATGTTCACACCACACAAATTAGAAGATTAAAAAATGGATAAGCATTAgcataccaaacacctaaaaaaaacacaacatacATATGACGTGCTAAAAcaattttgtttgtgttttcgTCCTCCTTACTCCTTTCTACATTCTGACTCTCTCAGTCCTCTCTGGCATTGGGCTTTTGGTGGCGGTCTTGAGTTTCATTGGCCATGGGTTTTCGGTGACGGTGCCAGTCTTGATTTTCGGTTGGTTTTGGAGTGTCGAGTTGCGGTCTATCTTGAGTTTCGGTGGCGGTGCCGATCTTGATTCTCTGTTGGTTttgggtctctctctctctctctctggccGTGGGTTTGTTTTTGGTTGCTTGTGGTTGTAGTTTCAGTTGGTTTTGGCTGTTCCGCTGGGTGCTGATTTTTTCggatgggttttgttttgttttgtttttaagttatttttaatggatagtcttaaaataagaaatgcgatgtattaaaataaataaaagtaaattgacattttgtttttttagagtGGTGATACTTTAGGAATTGCTTATCAATGGAAGCATTCTTTCTCTTGGCCTCAATTCTCTCCAACTTTCTGAAATCTCTTGTTCTCTCTGTCCTTCTCCTCTTCCACACTCTTCTCCCCCGCCATTGGTCTTCACGCTCCTCCTCCAACTCATCTGAATCTGTCTCTCTCTACGAAGGCACCGTCTGGCACGAGCGCCGTCGCCCCGTCCGCCATTCCTTCCGGTACCCAGTTCGCTACGCGCTTTATAACCTCGACCACTCGCCACACGCGCCTCCTGACCACCTCTCCGCCGACCAAGCTCGCCAAATTGCCTCCACCAACGGACAAGTGTATATACTCATGTTatatttgtctttgtttttgtttttgttcggTGGCACTATTAATTGAGGTTTAAGTTTAAGGTTTAGATATAAGCTATGTTATATGCTTATGTGTAAAGGTGtaaacttattttcttttttggttacaGTTTGCTTTTGACAATACCTCCCAGTGTGGGATACGTGCAAAACCCATTGAGTGTGTACTATTGCTACGATGTTGAAGCTGAAACCCAAGCCTCTGCCTCTACTCAGCTTTTGAAGAAGTGCATTGCTGAGGTGTGTGATTATTTACAATTTACTTGGATTTCTACCTCATATTGTTGACTTCAAATTTAAGTAATGCACACCTGTTGTTGTgctttctctcaaaattctttattttttttttttaagaattggaATTTTTAAGATGTGATAGTGTTATAGACTGTGCATGGTTTTATTGGAAAAACTGTGGTGTGGCATAAAGTTGAGCATTGTTTACTTGACTAGATAAATTGTAAAAGTAAATTCTAATGCAGAAAAATCCCCCGTGTAAGTAAGAACTAGTTATTAGCAAATGTTGAATGTTACTTATAATTAGCTAGCTTGAACACGCTGAAAGAAGAAGTTAGGATCACAAAGTTGATGCATGACATATACTATTGTAGACTTTTGAAAGTTGATCATGATGTTTTCTTTGTGTTGGCATGTAAGGAAATATTTCATCAATGTGATACTCTTTTTGTAGCAACTAATGGAACTAACTCACATTCTTTTGTATAAATTCTCATTGTTGTTAGCTCTGTGAAGATTTGTTTGACCAAAATATGAAACGCATCAAGGGCGAAGTTATCCTGTTCCTGTTAAAAGTCTTATTTTCATGCTGCTTAagtgtttcttcttttttaggttttaatcCCATGTTGATTGAAGCCTTTAGGCTAAGTGATGATGGTGTTGATGATTTCTTGTTTCAGGTAACAAACACACCATGGGGTGAAAGAGTAACATTTGTTTTCAATCCAAATTCTGATTTAGTGGCAAAGTCCTTACACGTTAGTCCCTTTATGGTATGTCTCAGAAATTAGTTTGCTCTTGCATTTTTTAGTGACTTGCTTTTCCTCATTCCTTATAGCACCATTTGATAACCTGTTGTgagataaacttttttttttcccctaaataATTTTGGCATTGAATTGATGTACTTCTTTGTGTGAATGTTTGATGTGTCCATTCTTTTGGATTCCTCTCTCGTGAGATAAATGCAGCAATATATGTGGTGCATTCTATGATAAACTGTTGTCCAGTTGGCGCTTTCTACAGAAACATATTGTCTTCTATTTCTTAGTTGTTTCTCTGCATGGACAGAGAGAAAAGTTCATTCCTTTTTTTCCTATGTTATTTCTAAGAATCTATAGCATTGGACTATAAATGCAAAAATGAAATGGGACAACTATCTGACATTGATGCCTGATCATTCATAGGCAGTGATTGGAATCTTGATATTTTATTCTTGAATGGTCAATCAGTTAATAAGCTCCTCTTTTCCATTTTGCAACTCTTCACGCTATTTATACAGTTTATCAGAATGTGTTTAACATCACCTTTTGCACCCAACCTGATTCTTATATGCTGGAAatctttttttggaaaatggtCAATCAGTTGATggctacttttctttttcctttttcttcacACTGTCATGCAATTGAAGGCATTTGAAACATAGCCTTTTGCAACCAGCATAAATATATCATGCTGGAAATGATTGGTATAAATGTAATACTGAAGCTTTGTATATCTACTTTGGAACAATTTACTACATTTTATGCACGTTTTTGGAAAATTGGAAGCATTTATGTTCTTTGAGAATTATAACCTGGAAGTTGTGAGCCTTCAACGAGGCCATTGTTCTCACTTCAACGAGGCCATTGTTCTTGTATGTCATCTTggacattttcctaattagCCAAAGTTCTGCTACGATCTGAAGTAATTCCATTTTAAGTTAATATCTATCTTGGTGCTACCTATAACAACATCTGAAAGAATATGGGTGTCCAGGTATAACCTATTATAAGGACAGTGTTCTTCAATTCAGGCATGCCCATAGATGAAATGAAGCCTCTAGGCTTAAAAATTCACCAAGTATGGTAGAATAACAGACTTGCAACCATGATTAAGGAAACaggaaatagaaatagaaatattAAGGTGTGCTGGAAAGTTGGCATCTTGCTGTCTTCCGACCGAAGacgaaaaaggaaaaaagttggAATCTGAATCTGAATTTCACTATGTTCTAAAACTTGATGGGTTAGGGGAAGCAAGGATGTTTTACAGGGAATACTTCCTGACATTGATTTTCAACCTAACTAATGACATGAACTTTGGCTGAATATTTTATAGTGATCAATCTTAATGTGCTTTGATTATCCAAACTCTTAATATGgaaagattttttctttctttgagtAGTCATTTGGGAAACAATTGCAGGATATGCTTGGGAATTGGAACATGAGAGCAAATGCTCCTGGAGATAATCTGTATGTGACAATCTCAGTTCAACACCCCAAGCTTGGTGACTATTTTACGGCTGTCTTGAAAGCCAAAAGAGTTCCCTCATCATTAGTTTCTGATCATGCTATGTTCTTCTGGTTGATGCCTCACAAGGTTGCAGTGTGGATCTACTGGCATGTAAGTAGAATTGGGAGCTCTTTAGATCTTAGTTTCAGTAGtatttattcaaattaattcaaCAAGCTTTCATTACAGCTACTTGGGCTGGTACCATGAATCATTTTCGCCTTAATTTGGTTTTTCTTCACCTTGAGAGTATGATATTTGAAATTCAGAAAACTAACTTGTCATCATGGCTCAggattttcatttctttccccttttttctttcaaatttggGAAATAGGCAAGCAACTGAAAAGTTATTTTTGGCTATATAAAGTAACTTCTGCACCCACACACACAAGCTGGATCTAACCATGGACAGAAGCCACCAACTATGTTGGAATTCCAGTTGGGCTGTCCACCCATTGGCGCTAGTCATAGTGAATGAgtgaataatattttaataaaaatttgaaaatgtaaTACTAGATGATGTTATAGAAGGATGGAGTTTTTTTCAGGGTGCTTGGGGATAAATGACATTGCACAAATACACTGTACATATTATTATAgggtaaattacattttccccACTTATGCTGTAAGAGGAGTTTGGTTGCCAGCCTATGGTTTAAAAGATGGGGTTCTTACCTACCTGAGGTTCACACTATTAGTGTCTATCAAACTATGCCATTAAAACATGCATGAGCAAATAATATGCTTTGTTTAAAAGTGGCATTATAGCCACCTGTGGTTTATAAAGTGACTTTATCCACCTGTGACTTATAGAAATAGGACTTACTCACTTGTATTGTACATAGCTGTTAGATGCGCGGTAATATAACAGTAGAATCTAATGGATGCTAATAGATTGtaccatatatttataaagtgtTACTTTCTAAACCGCGAGTTGAAAAACCAAATTTATCACAAGTAAGCAAACGGTTTCCTgataatatataatatgtgaAATTCTGTCATGTCTTCTAAAGCATTCTGTTAATGATGAAAAATTGATTGTGTAACTGCAATGATTGGAAACCTTTAGGGCTTCCAATTGGCAGATCTTTTTGGTTAATGTGAGTTGTATAAGGGTAGATTGATCTCGAAACTTGTATCAAAGCATAAAGTTGAAAACCCATATAAAACAgtgtaatttaaataatatatatatgtgtgtgtgtgtgtgcgtgtgtagCTTTTATTCTTAGTATATAGTGACCATATGGCAAATCTTAAAGGGTGGTGTCAGACCAAGTAAAAACAGGGTGGTGAATGCTCACTTTGAACTTATGCAAGCTTAGACagaataattgaaattttaaatttgcatTCTTGATGAAGTTAGCTGAAATTAGCAGCTTTATTTGATTTCCCAGTTTCCCACAAACCAGCCCTACCTTATGCCCCTAGATGATCAATGGCTAACTCATGCTCCTTGATTTGAACTTGGTTGTTGTTTCTAACTTCACTGAGTGGCTTCTCGCAATAtcaatatttgtttttcaaatgtTCATACTTCATATGCACACTTGTCAATTCTGTTCCATTTTAGCCGGAATGGCTGAAATAttttgtttgagagagagagagagagagagaagtcaaCTGACATGATTATTGGTCTCAAGGATCATCATGAGAATGTTTTGTCAATCACCATTGGTTGGTGGTTTGTTGTCAGTCAACTGACATGGTTTTCGGGCTCAAAACCACCCTTACAGTTTGTTGAAAGCCGGATGTTTCAATGATGGAATTGCTTCATCTCTATAGATAAATGAGAATGTTGTTTAGTTTGAGTTATTTAGCTAAGCTTAGattgtactttttcttttcttgaatacTTTTCCCCATTTTACGTTATTTAGTTTATAAATGGTGTAAAACTTGCCTCGTGTCTAAGAAACTTATCATTACATAACAAGTTTTGTACAAaatacatatatgatatatcacAACTGAAAAGTAAAAGAGATCACCAAGCAATATCTTAactggaaagaaaaagaaatacacaAGTTTGGTGAAAATTTTGGAGGAAAACTGCTTTTTGCAATCATGTCATATATGAGGTTGATCCTAATGTCAATATTTACAGTGATACCCAATGAAATTAGATATGTATCGTCAGTTAATTGTGGTTCTTTTGTTCATATGTGTTATTGGCATTCTTGAAACTATCAAATTAATTCGTAGAAACCTGCAACTTTTAGTTCACGATAAGTATAAACAAGGTTCTAGTTGGGTTTTAGAGATGTGTGTGCTTGATTAAAGATGCCTCAGCTAGTTGAGTAGTTATTTGCGTGCTTGGCTTAGTGTGTTCTTTCCTTGTTTATTTTTCCCCAACAGTACATAGAATAAGACAACAAAATAAACCACGGAAATAAAGCTATGCTATGAAAATTCTTCATAAATTCCGAACTTTGGCTATTTGACTTTTTGAGTTCTGGTTCTGTTAAGAGGTTGATTACATGATTGGTTGTTGACCATTTAAAACATATACTGTCTTGCCTTCTCATCCTTTTATAAACTCATATTGGATAAAATTACAAGATAAGATTACTTTGCTTTGAATTTACTTTTCATTCTCTTAAATCCATGTTTTTTCTACAGGCTTTGAAGCTGTGGTGGAAAAATGTATCATACATCCAACACCCTAGGTATACTAACCCAGCATATAGGGAGGAAGCTTCGATACTTGACCACAAAATTCAATGCTGTCCGATAATTGGATCAGACAAAGGCCAATTCGAAGGAAGTGATCAGGGGTATTTCCTGGACAGGAGTTGTGAGATTAGGCAGTTCACATGGAGAAAGGCTAAGTGGCCCTGGTCTTGAATACAGGGGGAAAGAATTTGTGTTGTCATTTATAGGTGTACTGTAAAAAGCAATAAAGTTGAAAGAAGAAATCATTGGTagttaataattatttcaaagAAACCAGCACACTACACACTCAATTCATGTGATGATTTCAGCTCTTGTGAATTGAGTTCAATCATAAATGGTTCAATAGATAATCTTTAagtcatatttaaaaaaaatcatcatcaatcGAACATCTTATTCTCTACTGCCTCTTGTTAATTATTATTCCCCTCCTTCCTTTTTCTGCTTACTGTTGTCAGACTGATAAAGTTTATTTCAtctgctaaaaaaaaaacatgggttATCACTCGGCAGTGGCACATTTTAGATGTGCATAAGTGCAAATGAATTAGTTTGATAGTAACTTATAAAATAGCACAGAATTCAAATgaatcaaaaaaaagaaactctttAGTACTTACCACGCAAATGAAGAAAAAACTATGGCTGCTGCTTGCTAAGCAGTGCAatatgcatatttttcttttttgctaaaagCACGCAATAAATTCATATATGAGAAAGCCTTCATTTTAGCATAGCTGTTGTGGGCCCCTACATTGTTTTGTTGAAAGGTCAAAGCTTTGTTTGGAGGTGCTGATTTGGATGGTTGGGAGAGTAGATAAGAGGTTGTTTGGATTATGGAAACGGAGTCATATCACTCAGTTTGCATCCTTCATCATCCAAATCTCATGGGACctacaaaaaaatttgtgtttggcTTGATTTCCTAATCAATTTCCAGAGCCTTTGATATTACTGTTGGAAAGGCTTCtattcagttcatttttcttctccaaaTATTTCAGAATCCTTCTTTCTCACGTCCCTCTCTCCGCCTCCCTCTCATTTCTTCTACACTCCATTCCCAGCAGCATCTGAGATGATGAACTGACGCTGTAAAGCCGCCTGAGATGAACGCTTCGTGGTTGAAGACAAACAACTGAGGTGTGTAGAATCTTCACATTGTCAAATTGGTCTCTATCACCGACAATTTTTCATATCGAGCTCTATTTTCGTGATCTTTTCTCAGGTTCAAACATATATCCCTCTTCGATCTAAAGGTCTCCGATCTaaggatttgggtttgggttttttgttgtggttgtggtggtttgAGGCTTGGGCTGTGGTGGAGCTTGTGGTTGTGGGTTTTCTGTGCATTCGTTTGGATTTTTTGGTGGAGGTTGTGGTTTTGGTTGAGAGCTATTGGTGGGTTTGGACTTTTGATTCATTCGGATTTTTTGGTGGAGGTTGTGGTTGTGTTGTTTGTGGTGGAGGTTATGGTTGTGGGTTTCTGTGTTTGCCGTTGGTGGTCGTGGAGCTGGGTTTGGGTGTATCAGCTACTCTgcattttatgggttttttgaTGGGAGAATATGACAGAGGATGAAAAGCAGAGAAGAAAAGGGACGGAGGTGGCAACATGACCTTTTGTATAGCGTCAGTGGGTGGGTCCACTATTTTGGCAAAAAATGGTGTTAAAAATTGAGATATGTGACtgagttttgtgaccaaacaaAAGTGTTGGATTTTTTGAGTGATAGTGGGGTTTGGATTATGAGTTATGAATTTTGAGATTGAGTTATGTAAATTGAGTACTgagttatgaaaattgagtCAGCCTTCAACCAAATGAGCCCTCAATAATCCTTCATTTACTAATTTtcactctcaaatctcaatcaAGCCTAAGCTTAGTATGACTCTGCCATTTCATGTTGGAACAATTGcaatccaaaattgttaaacCCGCACACTCTATTAATACACATGATCATTTGAAAAGATTATCTTGTGAAAATTATACAAAGTTATCTATGTAACAATGTGATTCAATTTTATACTACTTCATTAGAGCTTGTTTTGCCAAAATTTTACATGGTATTTACTTATTAGGTTGTTAcatagatgatttttttttagagagagtttcaacttatgatgtTTGCTCCTAATTATAGCtatttattatcagatcaaaacaccaatcaattttttgtgtaggtggggattgaatctcagatctcttatacaaccataaaaaacttttccaattaaattaattgGAACCCACTATAGATGATTCAGTATAACTGTTACAAGAAATATTCTAATTCATTTGCTTTAAAATTTATAGTccattttataataaagatttggtaattcaaaatctaaatctaaataTAGTGCAacctcatttaaaatttaattataattttttattgggtaATGATAATTTATCCCCTTTGAATTGGCCCTTTCACAATTAATCCATAAACTTCCCAATCATTATATTGGAAGTTGTGGTGTGCCTTTGTATTATAACCCATTttcctctcccttgtgtgtgtgtatttgtttgtttgtttgttaaaaaaaaaaaaaaaaaaaaaactctctaaGGTTTgaactagaatttattttttacttttttttttattaatgaattcCATATTTTGTGTTGTGACATAACTGTACCTTAATAAATTCTCTCGATTTCAAAACAAATGAGTGGAGGAAAAGATCTTCGCACAGCTCGTTtcattcgtttttttttttaattattaaaaaaatcaaaacaaaatgagGCTTTTGGCTGAAATTATTTGAGCAAAATCATTTTGGAGTTTCTAACTTATATGTTAGCACTTAGCATATTATAATACGATTTGCTCAACAAACAAAAGATTACAAAATGATTTGCCATCTTATAATCTAATGAATTAATGCTGCAGTCTCATTATGTAtacctcactctctctctctctctctctttctcacgcatgcacgcgcgcacacacacacatatatgtatatgttaATTCCTCCATTTATTTTTGGGTGCGCCATGTACAACTCATGGGGGCACGCATGAAGGGTATTAATTTGTATGTTACACAGGCATACTCTCTATAGATACCCTCCAACTTGTAATATATCAAGTTAATTGAtgaaagatcaataactattcCATGTATAGGgagatttcaaaatattaatcctataaaaaattaataaatagtataaaaaatattggtttattcaatttgtaatttttcttgaaattcaTAATAATAAGGCTTTATATAATAGAAGCACTTCATATGATTCTATAATATTATATTGACCTGTTTATGTATAACCTTAGCCACCAAataaaagaggagaaaaagtCAAGAGATGACAATTTTCCCCTAACCCTATAAAAATTCTCAAACTTCCATGCAGGAGTGTTCAAGTATGGCTATAATTGAATTGAGTTGCTTATGAATAGGTTGAGCTTAGCTTGAgaaaaaacttgtttatattcatttatttagcAAGAGAGAAATCAATGAAGAGTTTATAAGAATAAGTCTCAAGCCCATCCTAAAAAGAGTGCTTGACTCCTAAGGTAGCTTGTGCCCTTATAAAGCCAATCTCCAACTCTCTCTTTATCAATGTTGAACAAAGCCCATAAGGGAccttttaaaggttttttttttcttcttcttttattaagTAATTAAAGAGAAAGATTGGAGTAGATGAAAACTTTATATGCGAAATTCCCAAGTTCACCCCAAAATGAGTACTTAACTCTCAAGGTATCTTATAGAGCCTACTTTCAACCTCTTAGCATTATGGGACAAACCCACAATTATTGTGCATACAAGCAATCACTAATTGAAGCAACTACAACTAAGAAAATGGAGAGTCCTAGGGTATTTGCTCATTGCCATAGAGGTGTGTGGCCTGTCTCTTAATGTAAGGACCTGAAAAATCTGGTTGCCTACAGCCCACTCAGAACAGTGGCTGTATCAGGTCAGTCCAgacccaaaacaaagaatttgtaaaGAGGGAACAACACAACAGAGAATTGGCCCAGTCTGAGGGTCAATAAGGAAGAAAGCAAGCAAAATCTAAGATTTAATAAGTCAAATGACTTCTTTAAAGAATTCTTGAGAAGACTAAGTTACACTCAAATAGTACTGTTCATTACACTGATTTCACCGTGttcttcctattttctctttttcctttcttcttctgaTCTTTTTTCATCCCCCCTTTTATgcgatctctctctttctatataTACTCCTTCCTTCCTTGCATCTAAACCGTCCATTTCCCACTTAACCGATTTCCTGCTTTAACACTTGTCCCTTCTCACAGTTTGTAGAAGGTGGTGGAAACAACTTGCCTAATTGTGATCTGCACTGTTCAAGTCACTTCTTCATCAATGCGGCTGATAAAGTTGTTACCCACCATTTAATGTGGCCAGGAAGCTAGATGCAGGGCAAGCAATGTGGAGCCCATAGGCTACTCCAAACTAGAGTCTTCCCCTCTCAGCCACATGCTCCTAGACTCCtcttaacaccttcccaagcAGCCATTTTCCTTGGGCCCGCGGCCCCTGGCCTTGTCATCCTACACTGCGACTCTTGAGCTTCATCCTCAGTCCTTGGGTCATCATACGTCCCAATTCTCAAACCTCATCCTCGGCCCTTGGGCCCTCACACTTAATATTTAATGCTAAAGAGTAATGGTTGGTCACGAAAACTAGGACccgtttggtaatattgttttaattacattgtttgtattttttagaaatacgtgtaagtaaaaaatgtgaaaatacgtgaaatatttctttaaatataGTGTCAAACACCCCCCTAATGCTAATGTGATAGGTTGTGGAGTTTCTTTCATACACTTTTTGTGAAGTGAATTTGTTCGGCGACTGCTCACAACATGATGCCTATGGCATTGGCTTATATTGCTTAGGGTGGTGCCCCTATCTGAGAGCCCATTCTATTGTTCCTCTAAGGGTTGGTTCATTCAATTGTCACCGTTTAGGCCGTTAGTCGGTTTGTTcattatgtgaatttttttgccATCTAAGTGGTGAGGTGATTGCTAAAGTTTATACATTTCATCATCTCATTTATCCTTTTAATATTAAGCATGCCAACGGTGAAAACCATTTGTCACGTATGCATTTTTCGTTAGTAAGTTAATAGTAGGGACCAAACCATTTGTCACATATGCATTTTTCATTAGTAAGTTATcaatagggaccaaattaacttcaaattgaaaataaaaataaccaaattgactacaaattaa
The sequence above is drawn from the Castanea sativa cultivar Marrone di Chiusa Pesio chromosome 5, ASM4071231v1 genome and encodes:
- the LOC142633793 gene encoding uncharacterized protein LOC142633793 is translated as MEAFFLLASILSNFLKSLVLSVLLLFHTLLPRHWSSRSSSNSSESVSLYEGTVWHERRRPVRHSFRYPVRYALYNLDHSPHAPPDHLSADQARQIASTNGQVLLLTIPPSVGYVQNPLSVYYCYDVEAETQASASTQLLKKCIAEVTNTPWGERVTFVFNPNSDLVAKSLHVSPFMDMLGNWNMRANAPGDNLYVTISVQHPKLGDYFTAVLKAKRVPSSLVSDHAMFFWLMPHKVAVWIYWHALKLWWKNVSYIQHPRYTNPAYREEASILDHKIQCCPIIGSDKGQFEGSDQGYFLDRSCEIRQFTWRKAKWPWS